From a single Planococcus shenhongbingii genomic region:
- a CDS encoding MmgE/PrpD family protein has translation MELSKKLAEYSLGLTYEKLPAEVVEFTKLCILDYFGSAIAGSEKVPVQMISELAKEMGGAEQAHLVTGGRSSILNAALVNGAASHVMELDDIHKGSIIHAATVVIPAALAVAEWKEISGKELIAAVVAGYEVCFRIGEAVSPSHYYYWHNTATCGTFGAAIAAAKLLDLTVEQTIAALGNAGTQAAGLWEFIEDGAMTKQLHTGKAAMNGLLAALLAQKGFTGPQKILEGNRGFFKAMSEEYDVSRITEGLGEEFKIMENSFKIHASCRHTHHAVDLLIDIFNERHPALEEIESVTVQSYQVALNITDNDNPKTQYAAKFSLQFCSALALLKGSATLDDFSDSMLWNEEIRQLLKKVKVVTDPQIDASYPKQWGAAVEVRLANGETVRKQTDFPKGDPENAVTAQELRDKFLNMTSKYPEQKRQQIADDLLELEKVENIEKVMVTL, from the coding sequence ATGGAGCTTAGCAAAAAATTAGCGGAATACAGCTTAGGGCTGACGTATGAAAAGTTGCCGGCAGAAGTAGTCGAGTTTACGAAACTCTGCATTCTGGACTATTTTGGATCAGCTATTGCGGGTTCGGAGAAAGTGCCCGTTCAAATGATCAGCGAGTTAGCGAAGGAAATGGGGGGAGCGGAACAGGCTCACCTTGTGACCGGAGGCCGGTCATCTATTTTAAATGCGGCATTGGTAAACGGAGCGGCAAGTCATGTGATGGAGTTGGACGACATTCATAAAGGGTCGATTATCCATGCTGCGACAGTTGTGATTCCAGCCGCACTTGCAGTGGCAGAGTGGAAAGAAATATCTGGGAAAGAGCTGATTGCGGCGGTCGTTGCCGGTTATGAAGTTTGCTTCAGAATTGGTGAAGCCGTTTCGCCTTCACATTATTATTATTGGCATAACACGGCAACATGCGGAACTTTCGGTGCGGCAATCGCCGCTGCCAAGCTTCTGGATTTAACAGTCGAGCAAACAATTGCCGCTCTTGGAAATGCAGGCACCCAGGCAGCCGGTCTGTGGGAATTTATCGAAGATGGTGCTATGACGAAACAGCTTCACACGGGCAAAGCCGCAATGAATGGATTATTGGCTGCGCTATTGGCACAAAAAGGCTTTACTGGCCCCCAGAAAATCCTGGAAGGAAACCGTGGATTTTTCAAGGCGATGAGTGAGGAATACGACGTTTCTCGTATTACGGAAGGATTAGGTGAAGAATTTAAGATCATGGAAAATTCATTCAAAATCCATGCTTCTTGCCGCCATACTCACCATGCGGTTGATTTATTGATTGATATTTTCAATGAACGCCATCCTGCGCTTGAAGAAATTGAGTCGGTTACCGTACAGTCTTACCAAGTGGCCCTTAATATTACGGACAATGATAACCCGAAAACGCAGTATGCAGCAAAGTTCAGCCTGCAATTTTGTTCAGCGCTTGCGTTATTGAAAGGAAGCGCCACATTGGATGATTTCAGCGACTCCATGTTATGGAACGAGGAAATCCGCCAGTTATTGAAAAAAGTCAAAGTGGTTACCGATCCGCAAATTGATGCCAGTTATCCAAAGCAGTGGGGTGCGGCCGTTGAAGTTCGCTTGGCTAATGGAGAAACGGTCAGGAAACAAACGGATTTTCCAAAAGGGGATCCCGAAAACGCCGTAACGGCCCAAGAACTCCGGGATAAATTCCTGAACATGACAAGCAAGTATCCGGAACAAAAGAGGCAGCAGATAGCTGATGATTTATTGGAACTGGAAAAGGTTGAAAATATCGAAAAAGTAATGGTCACTTTATAA
- a CDS encoding enoyl-CoA hydratase/isomerase family protein, with protein sequence MADWQTILLNEEYVSENVYILQLNRPDAMNSLNTLMGIELIECLKFLQTKPDLRVLVLTASGEKSFCAGADLKERKGMTNEQWKQQHDIFEDAYGQLRNFPYPVIAAVNGFALGGGMEMLLSCDLRYAADHAKMGLPEVTLGIIPGVGGTQLLPRTIPVGLAKEFLFRGNQITADKALEAGILNGVFTKEELLQGTLEIAKEIAKNAPLSLKSIKKSINTGLETDLNTALVIELDQYYKCANSEDRQEGVLAFNEKRKPQWQGK encoded by the coding sequence ATGGCAGACTGGCAGACGATTTTACTGAACGAGGAATATGTTTCTGAAAACGTGTATATCTTGCAACTGAACCGCCCTGACGCGATGAACTCATTAAATACATTGATGGGCATTGAACTGATTGAATGCTTGAAGTTTTTGCAGACAAAGCCTGATTTGCGTGTCTTGGTTTTAACCGCATCCGGAGAAAAAAGTTTCTGTGCAGGAGCGGATTTAAAAGAACGAAAAGGAATGACCAATGAGCAATGGAAACAGCAGCACGACATCTTTGAAGATGCCTACGGGCAGCTTCGAAATTTCCCGTATCCGGTCATAGCAGCAGTAAATGGCTTTGCTTTGGGCGGTGGAATGGAGATGCTCTTAAGCTGTGACCTGCGGTACGCCGCAGACCATGCGAAAATGGGGCTGCCTGAAGTGACACTGGGAATTATCCCGGGAGTTGGAGGAACTCAGCTTTTGCCGAGAACAATTCCTGTCGGCCTGGCCAAAGAATTTTTGTTTAGAGGAAATCAGATAACAGCTGATAAAGCATTGGAAGCCGGAATTTTGAACGGGGTCTTCACGAAAGAAGAATTGCTCCAGGGCACTTTGGAAATTGCCAAAGAAATCGCGAAAAATGCACCTCTTTCACTGAAGTCCATTAAGAAATCAATCAATACCGGACTTGAAACAGACCTCAATACAGCTTTGGTCATTGAACTCGACCAGTACTATAAATGTGCCAATTCAGAAGACCGGCAAGAAGGAGTTCTTGCGTTCAACGAAAAACGGAAACCGCAATGGCAAGGGAAATAG
- a CDS encoding hydroxymethylglutaryl-CoA lyase, with the protein MKFPKRVQINEVVLRDGLQLEAKILSLEEKKSLYNLLIDANVKTIEFGSFVHPKLVPQMANSGELYSAVSTEPDHPTLIALIPNLKGAENARLHNVDRVNFVFSASDTHNQQNVRKNTEESLEDLKAILAFCRSHEIELNVSIATTFGCPFEGEVPVERIQKLVSRLVEMEIGTITLADTTGMANPKQVFDLLSLLREEFPSQKFNLHFHNTRGMGLSNILASLQAGIDSFDTSLGGLGGCPFAPGATGNVCTEDVVHMLHHMGIETDLSLDGLLKASSALEKIVEHRTSSYLLKAGPSDRKYPVPSS; encoded by the coding sequence ATGAAATTCCCTAAACGTGTGCAAATCAATGAGGTGGTCTTAAGAGATGGATTACAGCTTGAAGCGAAAATTCTCAGTTTAGAAGAAAAGAAGTCTTTATATAACTTATTAATTGATGCGAACGTCAAAACCATTGAATTCGGTTCCTTTGTACATCCTAAACTAGTTCCTCAAATGGCCAATAGCGGCGAGCTTTATTCCGCTGTTTCAACAGAGCCTGATCACCCCACTTTAATTGCGTTGATTCCAAATTTAAAAGGTGCTGAAAATGCCCGTCTTCATAATGTGGATCGAGTAAATTTTGTTTTTTCCGCCAGCGATACGCATAATCAGCAAAACGTACGCAAAAATACAGAAGAATCGCTCGAAGATCTTAAAGCGATACTGGCATTTTGCCGCTCCCATGAAATTGAATTGAATGTCTCCATAGCAACGACATTCGGCTGTCCCTTTGAAGGTGAAGTGCCGGTGGAAAGAATCCAGAAGCTGGTGAGTCGATTAGTGGAGATGGAAATCGGCACGATTACACTGGCAGACACCACTGGAATGGCAAACCCGAAACAAGTCTTTGATTTGCTGAGCTTGCTGCGGGAAGAATTCCCGTCTCAAAAATTTAATCTCCATTTCCATAATACAAGGGGGATGGGGCTTTCAAATATTCTGGCGAGCCTGCAAGCGGGCATTGACAGCTTTGATACTTCGCTTGGTGGACTTGGCGGCTGTCCATTTGCACCAGGTGCAACTGGAAATGTCTGTACAGAAGATGTTGTCCATATGCTTCACCATATGGGGATCGAGACCGACTTGTCGCTAGATGGGTTATTAAAAGCTTCTTCAGCTCTGGAAAAGATTGTAGAGCATCGAACATCGAGTTATCTTTTGAAAGCCGGACCTTCTGACCGTAAATATCCGGTGCCGAGCAGCTGA
- the pcaC gene encoding 4-carboxymuconolactone decarboxylase, which yields MMMNKEKFEQGLEIRKSVLGAEYVDKSIQNATDFNMPMQELVTEYCWGEIWSRPGLSRKTRSIINLAMITALNRPHELKLHVRGAINNGLTKEEIQEVFLQTAIYCGVPAAIDSFRTAKEVLDEIEQEEINPS from the coding sequence ATGATGATGAATAAAGAAAAATTCGAACAAGGGCTGGAAATTCGAAAAAGCGTTTTAGGTGCGGAATACGTCGACAAATCCATTCAAAACGCAACAGATTTCAATATGCCCATGCAGGAATTAGTGACGGAGTATTGCTGGGGAGAAATTTGGTCAAGACCGGGTTTATCAAGAAAAACACGGAGCATTATAAACCTTGCGATGATTACGGCACTTAACCGTCCGCATGAATTGAAACTTCATGTCCGAGGAGCTATCAATAACGGTTTGACAAAAGAAGAAATCCAGGAAGTGTTCTTGCAAACAGCAATCTACTGCGGAGTGCCAGCTGCTATCGATAGCTTTAGAACTGCGAAAGAAGTACTGGATGAGATAGAGCAAGAAGAAATTAATCCTTCTTGA
- a CDS encoding DctP family TRAP transporter solute-binding subunit, which yields MKKFALSLFLLTSSAFLAACGSDEAASGGAGGDGVEEMTIKFSHVVAENTPKHQGALAMKEYIEAESDGKIEVEIYPNSSLFGDQEEYQNLVANNVQFIAPDLTKFVGNNPQFNVPALPFMFDNDEEAIAFWDGEKGTEILSSLEADGVLGLKMWPNGGKHLTNNERPIESPDDVKGLKFRTQGGQVLEALYSELGAGSESIPFSELYTALDQGVVDGQENTFSNIESKKFDEVQKYMTVMNHTRVDYAIFTNTEFWEGMNDATREIVEAGVEEGTKVAREEAITLNQEAYDLIKERGETEITELTPEQVEEFRKALEPIYDEFEEEIGADVYEAARKASGQ from the coding sequence ATGAAGAAGTTTGCCTTATCTTTATTTTTATTGACGTCCAGTGCCTTTTTGGCTGCATGCGGCAGTGACGAAGCAGCATCAGGCGGGGCGGGAGGAGACGGCGTTGAAGAGATGACGATTAAATTCTCTCACGTTGTTGCAGAAAACACACCGAAGCATCAAGGGGCTTTGGCAATGAAAGAGTATATCGAAGCAGAATCGGATGGAAAAATCGAAGTGGAGATTTATCCGAACAGTTCTTTGTTTGGGGATCAGGAAGAATATCAAAACCTGGTAGCAAATAACGTTCAGTTTATTGCGCCCGATTTAACGAAGTTTGTGGGGAATAACCCGCAGTTCAACGTTCCGGCCTTGCCATTCATGTTTGATAACGATGAAGAAGCGATTGCTTTCTGGGATGGGGAAAAAGGCACGGAAATCTTGAGCAGCCTTGAGGCCGATGGAGTCCTTGGGTTGAAAATGTGGCCAAACGGCGGCAAACATCTAACCAATAACGAACGTCCGATTGAATCCCCGGATGATGTGAAAGGTTTGAAATTCCGTACACAAGGCGGACAGGTTTTGGAAGCTCTTTACTCTGAGCTTGGCGCTGGTTCAGAATCGATTCCGTTTTCAGAACTATACACGGCACTTGATCAAGGTGTTGTAGACGGACAGGAAAATACATTCAGCAATATTGAGTCCAAAAAATTCGACGAAGTCCAAAAATATATGACAGTGATGAACCATACCCGTGTCGATTACGCAATTTTCACCAACACGGAATTCTGGGAAGGCATGAATGATGCCACCAGAGAAATCGTGGAAGCAGGCGTTGAAGAAGGAACAAAAGTGGCACGGGAGGAAGCAATCACATTAAACCAGGAAGCATATGACCTTATCAAAGAACGGGGCGAAACTGAAATCACTGAATTGACGCCTGAACAAGTGGAAGAATTCAGAAAAGCTTTGGAACCGATTTATGATGAATTCGAAGAAGAAATCGGTGCAGACGTTTATGAAGCAGCACGTAAAGCATCTGGCCAATAA
- a CDS encoding TRAP transporter small permease: MKVLKILDLIESAFSSLFFLAGIGISLYSVFMRYVLGNSQSWATEIYTMLLVWAIFIGFSTALKENKHIAIDLLYDKSGPKFRRFSQTVTLLVGLFFSIFIFWTGMDMVMVAYDQQIKTIDLGFPIWINYLIMPLAGFLLFIRFCEKAYRYFVKKEDETGGDDILWKQ; encoded by the coding sequence ATGAAAGTATTAAAAATCTTAGATCTGATTGAAAGCGCTTTCTCATCTTTGTTTTTCTTAGCTGGAATCGGTATCAGTTTGTACTCAGTTTTCATGAGGTACGTTTTAGGAAACTCCCAGAGCTGGGCCACTGAAATTTATACAATGCTCCTGGTGTGGGCTATCTTTATCGGTTTTTCAACCGCATTAAAAGAAAACAAGCATATTGCCATCGATCTTCTTTACGACAAATCAGGTCCTAAATTCAGAAGGTTCTCACAGACTGTCACTCTTTTAGTAGGACTCTTTTTTAGCATATTCATTTTTTGGACAGGCATGGACATGGTTATGGTGGCGTATGACCAGCAAATCAAAACGATCGACCTTGGATTTCCAATTTGGATCAACTACTTGATCATGCCGCTCGCCGGATTTCTATTGTTTATTCGTTTCTGTGAAAAAGCTTATAGATATTTCGTTAAGAAAGAAGATGAAACCGGAGGGGATGATATTCTATGGAAACAGTAA
- a CDS encoding TRAP transporter large permease: protein METVIVIGLLFILALLRVPIAISLAVSSIIGLYLVDFSLDTVIQRMFTGVNSTTLMAIPGFVFAGLIMAQGGISKYLIEAIKSWVGHTKGGLSVVTVLTCMVFAAISGSSPATAAAIGAIMIPMMVKAGYDKRYSMGLVASAGTLGILIPPSIPLILYGSVSEQSTGKLFSAGILPGLVLGFALIIYAVIVAHKKGYGGLPKVPIKDRIRPTIKSFWGLIMPVVILGGIYSGVVTPTEASFLAVLYALIISVFVYRELNMFQFRNILTESINTTSMIFLIIAAALVLGTFLTTEQVPQDFAQWVSDSGFNKWMFLLIVSLLFFVLGMFLEPTAIILITLPILLPIITALEIDVIHFAIIMVVNMELGMITPPVGLNLFVVSGISGEKVEEVIRGVVPFFAIFIIVLVIVIIFPQLSLYLT, encoded by the coding sequence ATGGAAACAGTAATCGTCATTGGGTTGTTATTCATTCTTGCTTTACTGCGTGTGCCTATTGCCATAAGTTTGGCGGTTTCAAGCATCATCGGACTTTACCTGGTGGATTTTTCCCTTGATACCGTAATCCAAAGAATGTTCACCGGCGTCAACAGCACGACATTGATGGCGATTCCCGGTTTCGTGTTTGCCGGCCTCATTATGGCTCAAGGCGGAATATCGAAATACCTGATTGAAGCCATCAAGTCTTGGGTTGGCCATACGAAAGGCGGTTTATCCGTTGTTACCGTTCTTACTTGTATGGTGTTTGCAGCAATTTCCGGATCAAGCCCTGCAACCGCTGCTGCTATCGGTGCCATTATGATTCCGATGATGGTCAAAGCCGGATACGATAAAAGGTATTCCATGGGCTTAGTGGCTTCAGCCGGGACGCTCGGCATTCTGATTCCGCCTTCCATCCCACTGATCCTTTATGGATCAGTGTCGGAACAGTCAACTGGAAAATTGTTTTCTGCCGGCATCCTGCCAGGACTGGTATTAGGTTTTGCATTGATTATCTATGCAGTTATTGTTGCACATAAAAAAGGTTACGGCGGTTTGCCCAAAGTTCCCATAAAAGACCGAATAAGACCGACAATCAAATCCTTCTGGGGACTCATTATGCCAGTCGTTATTTTAGGAGGGATTTACAGCGGGGTTGTAACACCGACAGAAGCTTCATTCCTTGCCGTATTATATGCGCTCATCATTTCCGTTTTTGTATACAGAGAGTTGAATATGTTCCAGTTCAGAAACATCTTGACGGAATCGATCAACACAACTTCTATGATTTTCCTGATTATCGCTGCTGCTCTTGTTCTCGGAACATTCTTGACAACCGAGCAAGTTCCACAGGATTTTGCCCAGTGGGTCAGCGACAGCGGTTTTAATAAGTGGATGTTCCTGCTGATTGTTTCACTGCTGTTTTTTGTACTCGGCATGTTCCTGGAACCCACGGCCATCATTTTAATCACCTTGCCGATTCTTTTGCCGATCATCACTGCATTGGAAATTGACGTCATTCACTTCGCCATTATTATGGTAGTAAACATGGAACTCGGGATGATCACCCCGCCCGTTGGGCTGAACCTGTTCGTGGTGAGTGGAATATCCGGCGAAAAAGTGGAAGAAGTCATTAGAGGTGTAGTGCCATTTTTCGCGATTTTCATTATCGTGCTTGTGATTGTTATCATCTTCCCGCAGCTTTCTTTATATCTCACTTAA